A single window of Salvia splendens isolate huo1 chromosome 6, SspV2, whole genome shotgun sequence DNA harbors:
- the LOC121809390 gene encoding GTP 3',8-cyclase, mitochondrial-like isoform X1 yields MRYCISKFVKWHPALRNFSSANSTVMPHILQNSNDGITSTSDNNDVTSSKMYDPTCEKFPADEPVSNMLVDSFGRRHTYLRISLTERCNLRCLYCMPAEGTELTPSPQLLSQNEIVRLANLFVSSGVNKIRLTGGEPTVRKDIDDICLQLSHLKGLKTLAMTTNGITLANKLPRLKECGLTLLNISLDTLVPAKFEFMTRRRGHERVLKSIDAAIELGYSPVKVNCVVMRGFNDDEICDFVELMREKPINVRFIEFMPFDGNVWNSKKLVPYSEMMDIVVRSGKVLQRIQDHPTETAKNFRIDGHQGTVSFITSMTEHFCAGCNRLRLLADGNFKVCLFGPSEVSLRDPLRNGADDTELEAIIEAAIKRKKAAHAGMFDLAKTPNRPMIHIGG; encoded by the exons ATGCGCTACTGCATATCCAAGTTTGTTAAATGGCATCCGGCTCTGAGGAATTTCAGCTCC GCGAACAGCACCGTTATGCCTCACATTCTGCAAAATAGCAATGATGGAATAACTTCAACAAGTGACAATAATGATGTTACCTCTTCAAAGATGTACGATCCTACATGTGAAAAGTTTCCTGCGGACGAACCTGTTTCCAACATGCTCGTTGATTCATTTGGGAGGCGGCATACTTATCTGAGAATCTCATTGACAGAGCGTTGTAATTTGCGATGCCTGTACTGTATGCCTGCTGAAGGCACGGAGCTCACTCCGAGCCCGCAACTTCTTTCACAGAACGAGATTGTTCGCCTAGCAAATTTATTTGTCAGTTCAGGTGTTAATAAAATCCGTCTGACGGGTGGGGAGCCCACGGTTAGGAAGGACATTGATGATATTTGCCTACAGCTCTCACACCTGAAAGGGCTAAAAACACTTGCCATGACTACTAACGGAATCACCCTGGCGAATAAACTTCCAAGATTAAAGGAATGCGGGCTTACTTTGCTAAACATAAGTTTAGACACATTGGTTCCAGCAAAGTTTGAATTTATGACTCGGCGGAGAGGACATGAAAGAGTGTTGAAATCCATCGATGCTGCTATAGAGTTGGGATATAGTCCTGTCAAA GTAAACTGTGTTGTAATGCGTGGATTCAACGATGATGAAATATGTGATTTTGTTGAATTGATGCGTGAAAAGCCAATAAACGTAAGGTTTATTGAGTTCATGCCTTTTGATGGGAATGTCTGGAATTCAAAAAAACTGGTACCTTACTCTGAGATGATGGATATTGTGGTAAG GTCAGGCAAAGTACTCCAGAGAATTCAGGATCACCCCACTGAGACAGCCAAGAATTTCAGGATTGATGGACATCAGGGTACAGTTTCTTTCATTACATCGATGACTGAGCATTTTTGTGCCGGTTGCAACAGGCTGAGACTTTTAGCTGACGGGAACTTTAAAGTTTGCCTCTTTGGTCCGTCGGAG GTTAGCTTGAGGGACCCCCTGCGGAATGGTGCTGATGATACTGAACTTGAGGCTATTATTGAAGCAGCG ataaaaagaaagaaagcagcTCATGCTGGGATGTTCGACCTTGCAAAGACTCCAAACAGACCAATGATACATATTGGCGGCTAG
- the LOC121806571 gene encoding uncharacterized protein LOC121806571, which produces MGVVIIDGTTVTAFVNDEAHFQKSMDEAFASLDANHDGVLSRSELRRAFESMRLIETDFGVDVATPPEELTKLYDSIFAKFDCDNSGTVDQKEFRDEIRNILLAIAEGLGSNPIQMALEDGDKNLLKQAADLEASKTKTAKVD; this is translated from the coding sequence ATGGGCGTAGTGATAATCGACGGCACGACGGTGACGGCGTTCGTGAACGACGAGGCGCATTTCCAGAAGAGCATGGATGAGGCCTTTGCGTCGCTGGACGCCAACCACGACGGCGTGCTGTCGCGGTCGGAGCTCCGGCGCGCCTTCGAGTCGATGCGGCTGATCGAGACCGACTTCGGCGTGGACGTTGCGACGCCGCCGGAGGAGCTGACGAAGCTCTACGATTCAATATTCGCCAAGTTCGACTGCGACAACAGCGGCACCGTGGACCAGAAGGAGTTCAGGGATGAGATCAGGAACATCCTGCTCGCCATCGCCGAGGGGCTCGGCTCCAACCCCATCCAGATGGCGCTCGAGGACGGCGATAAGAATCTCCTCAAGCAGGCCGCTGATCTTGAGGCCTCCAAGACCAAGACTGCTAAGGTTGATTGA
- the LOC121807048 gene encoding non-specific lipid transfer protein GPI-anchored 14-like isoform X3: protein MDCCSINIRHPLVVVLAAMLIAFASCDDHDSKEREECAESVVGLATCLPYVGGTAKSPTPDCCSSLKQVLNTNKKCVCVIIQDRNDPDLGLNINLTLALGLPQACNAPANISQCPALLGLAPDSPDAQIFYESGNGHVAEGPNDNGIYSEACCSIRYYNSGKHC from the exons atGGATTGCTGTAGCATCAACATAAGGCATCCATTGGTAGTGGTCTTAGCAGCAATGCTAATAGCCTTTGCATCATGTGATGATCATGATTCAAAGGAGAGAGAAGAATGTGCAGAATCAGTGGTGGGACTCGCAACTTGTCTCCCTTATGTAGGAGGAACGGCAAAATCCCCCACCCCGGATTGCTGCAGCAGCCTCAAACAGGTGTTGAACACCAACaaaaagtgtgtgtgtgtgatcatTCAAGATAGAAACGATCCAGATTTGGGGCTCAATATCAATCTCACTCTTGCTCTAGGCCTTCCCCAGGCTTGCAATGCACCAGCCAACATTTCTCAGTGCCCTG CTCTGCTAGGGCTGGCACCAGATTCACCAGATGCTCAGATATTTTACGAATCCGGCAATGGCCATGTTGCTGAAGGTCCTAACGATAATGGTATATATAG TGAAGCCTGCTGCTCCATCAGATATTACAACTCCGGGAAGCATTGTTGA
- the LOC121807048 gene encoding non-specific lipid transfer protein GPI-anchored 14-like isoform X1, giving the protein MDCCSINIRHPLVVVLAAMLIAFASCDDHDSKEREECAESVVGLATCLPYVGGTAKSPTPDCCSSLKQVLNTNKKCVCVIIQDRNDPDLGLNINLTLALGLPQACNAPANISQCPALLGLAPDSPDAQIFYESGNGHVAEGPNDNVKPAAPSDITTPGSIVEQQNDDDDDDDDYASATGKRFVELKIFAGVLFLWSVDFVI; this is encoded by the exons atGGATTGCTGTAGCATCAACATAAGGCATCCATTGGTAGTGGTCTTAGCAGCAATGCTAATAGCCTTTGCATCATGTGATGATCATGATTCAAAGGAGAGAGAAGAATGTGCAGAATCAGTGGTGGGACTCGCAACTTGTCTCCCTTATGTAGGAGGAACGGCAAAATCCCCCACCCCGGATTGCTGCAGCAGCCTCAAACAGGTGTTGAACACCAACaaaaagtgtgtgtgtgtgatcatTCAAGATAGAAACGATCCAGATTTGGGGCTCAATATCAATCTCACTCTTGCTCTAGGCCTTCCCCAGGCTTGCAATGCACCAGCCAACATTTCTCAGTGCCCTG CTCTGCTAGGGCTGGCACCAGATTCACCAGATGCTCAGATATTTTACGAATCCGGCAATGGCCATGTTGCTGAAGGTCCTAACGATAATG TGAAGCCTGCTGCTCCATCAGATATTACAACTCCGGGAAGCATTGTTGAGCAGcaaaatgatgatgatgatgatgatgatgattatgCTTCTGCAACTGGGAAGAGATTTGTTGAACTCAAAATCTTTGCTGGAGTCTTGTTTTTGTGGTCTGTGGATTTTGTCATCTAA
- the LOC121808000 gene encoding E3 ubiquitin-protein ligase RHF1A-like — translation MDMDAAALSAIPPRCPLDHTYSAAFTPSGDNFLLSSPYLHRLINHFATTTDARNPRSDPAPRSSIESLEEFTITTDSDAWMLCPVCKDPFAVDSVAKLMPCKHTYHSHCIVPWLQISNSCPLCRHKLPVAVNEGEAYWGSVRLEELVADEEVDLYGFRNTLRHVDRLHRWNDESYIASGSMFPPSQIGEVASVEAMPSWQAEEMRGRTDDTDHAYAPSLDFSEDL, via the coding sequence ATGGATATGGACGCCGCCGCCCTCTCGGCGATTCCCCCGCGCTGCCCCTTGGACCACACCTACTCCGCCGCGTTTACCCCCTCCGGCGACAATTTCCTCCTCAGCAGCCCTTACCTCCACCGCCTTATCAATCACTTCGCCACCACCACCGACGCCCGGAATCCCCGATCTGACCCCGCCCCTCGGTCCTCCATAGAGTCCCTGGAAGAATTCACCATCACCACCGACAGCGACGCCTGGATGCTCTGCCCAGTGTGTAAAGACCCTTTCGCTGTGGACTCCGTCGCCAAACTGATGCCTTGCAAACACACTTATCATTCCCATTGCATTGTTCCGTGGCTCCAGATTAGTAATTCCTGCCCCTTGTGCCGCCACAAGCTGCCGGTGGCAGTGAATGAGGGGGAGGCGTATTGGGGATCGGTCAGGCTTGAAGAATTGGTGGCTGATGAGGAGGTGGATTTGTATGGATTTAGGAACACTCTTAGGCATGTTGATAGGTTGCATCGGTGGAATGATGAGAGTTATATTGCGAGTGGAAGTATGTTTCCTCCTAGCCAGATTGGGGAGGTTGCATCGGTGGAGGCTATGCCGAGCTGGCAGGCGGAGGAGATGCGAGGAAGAACTGACGACACGGATCATGCATACGCTCCAAGTTTGGATTTTAGTGAGGATTTATAA
- the LOC121807048 gene encoding non-specific lipid transfer protein GPI-anchored 14-like isoform X2 yields the protein MDCCSINIRHPLVVVLAAMLIAFASCDDHDSKEREECAESVVGLATCLPYVGGTAKSPTPDCCSSLKQVLNTNKKCVCVIIQDRNDPDLGLNINLTLALGLPQACNAPANISQCPDSPDAQIFYESGNGHVAEGPNDNVKPAAPSDITTPGSIVEQQNDDDDDDDDYASATGKRFVELKIFAGVLFLWSVDFVI from the exons atGGATTGCTGTAGCATCAACATAAGGCATCCATTGGTAGTGGTCTTAGCAGCAATGCTAATAGCCTTTGCATCATGTGATGATCATGATTCAAAGGAGAGAGAAGAATGTGCAGAATCAGTGGTGGGACTCGCAACTTGTCTCCCTTATGTAGGAGGAACGGCAAAATCCCCCACCCCGGATTGCTGCAGCAGCCTCAAACAGGTGTTGAACACCAACaaaaagtgtgtgtgtgtgatcatTCAAGATAGAAACGATCCAGATTTGGGGCTCAATATCAATCTCACTCTTGCTCTAGGCCTTCCCCAGGCTTGCAATGCACCAGCCAACATTTCTCAGTGCCCTG ATTCACCAGATGCTCAGATATTTTACGAATCCGGCAATGGCCATGTTGCTGAAGGTCCTAACGATAATG TGAAGCCTGCTGCTCCATCAGATATTACAACTCCGGGAAGCATTGTTGAGCAGcaaaatgatgatgatgatgatgatgatgattatgCTTCTGCAACTGGGAAGAGATTTGTTGAACTCAAAATCTTTGCTGGAGTCTTGTTTTTGTGGTCTGTGGATTTTGTCATCTAA
- the LOC121809390 gene encoding GTP 3',8-cyclase, mitochondrial-like isoform X2: MPHILQNSNDGITSTSDNNDVTSSKMYDPTCEKFPADEPVSNMLVDSFGRRHTYLRISLTERCNLRCLYCMPAEGTELTPSPQLLSQNEIVRLANLFVSSGVNKIRLTGGEPTVRKDIDDICLQLSHLKGLKTLAMTTNGITLANKLPRLKECGLTLLNISLDTLVPAKFEFMTRRRGHERVLKSIDAAIELGYSPVKVNCVVMRGFNDDEICDFVELMREKPINVRFIEFMPFDGNVWNSKKLVPYSEMMDIVVRSGKVLQRIQDHPTETAKNFRIDGHQGTVSFITSMTEHFCAGCNRLRLLADGNFKVCLFGPSEVSLRDPLRNGADDTELEAIIEAAIKRKKAAHAGMFDLAKTPNRPMIHIGG; this comes from the exons ATGCCTCACATTCTGCAAAATAGCAATGATGGAATAACTTCAACAAGTGACAATAATGATGTTACCTCTTCAAAGATGTACGATCCTACATGTGAAAAGTTTCCTGCGGACGAACCTGTTTCCAACATGCTCGTTGATTCATTTGGGAGGCGGCATACTTATCTGAGAATCTCATTGACAGAGCGTTGTAATTTGCGATGCCTGTACTGTATGCCTGCTGAAGGCACGGAGCTCACTCCGAGCCCGCAACTTCTTTCACAGAACGAGATTGTTCGCCTAGCAAATTTATTTGTCAGTTCAGGTGTTAATAAAATCCGTCTGACGGGTGGGGAGCCCACGGTTAGGAAGGACATTGATGATATTTGCCTACAGCTCTCACACCTGAAAGGGCTAAAAACACTTGCCATGACTACTAACGGAATCACCCTGGCGAATAAACTTCCAAGATTAAAGGAATGCGGGCTTACTTTGCTAAACATAAGTTTAGACACATTGGTTCCAGCAAAGTTTGAATTTATGACTCGGCGGAGAGGACATGAAAGAGTGTTGAAATCCATCGATGCTGCTATAGAGTTGGGATATAGTCCTGTCAAA GTAAACTGTGTTGTAATGCGTGGATTCAACGATGATGAAATATGTGATTTTGTTGAATTGATGCGTGAAAAGCCAATAAACGTAAGGTTTATTGAGTTCATGCCTTTTGATGGGAATGTCTGGAATTCAAAAAAACTGGTACCTTACTCTGAGATGATGGATATTGTGGTAAG GTCAGGCAAAGTACTCCAGAGAATTCAGGATCACCCCACTGAGACAGCCAAGAATTTCAGGATTGATGGACATCAGGGTACAGTTTCTTTCATTACATCGATGACTGAGCATTTTTGTGCCGGTTGCAACAGGCTGAGACTTTTAGCTGACGGGAACTTTAAAGTTTGCCTCTTTGGTCCGTCGGAG GTTAGCTTGAGGGACCCCCTGCGGAATGGTGCTGATGATACTGAACTTGAGGCTATTATTGAAGCAGCG ataaaaagaaagaaagcagcTCATGCTGGGATGTTCGACCTTGCAAAGACTCCAAACAGACCAATGATACATATTGGCGGCTAG